From Cucumis melo cultivar AY chromosome 3, USDA_Cmelo_AY_1.0, whole genome shotgun sequence:
TGAAAATAGCAACCTTTAGTGAGCATCACTTGGAAAAGCTTAATAAATTGAATGTGCATCTAATTCGATGTCTTTTTTAAAACTAGATCTGCCCAGGAACAAGAAGCTTGTTCTTGAgctttaaatgttttttttttcatatattctcAGTGTTTGAATGgaagaaataagaaaatttgAACTGATAAATCATTGTATGTTAATTCTAGTACCATTTTTATAATGCTGATGATCTACTTCAGTGCTGTTGACGTCTTTGTTTCTAGTTTTCCCAGAAAGATTAGGTACCTTCTATGCTGATGTTAGTAGATTATATTTTCTGTGTTTATAGTTTCTCGTTCAAGAGTTAAGGCAACGACATCAAGTCCCATATATACAAACAGGCTGTTTTAATGCAGCACATGAGCTATAATGGTTGGTTAATCTGTATGATGAAGTGTATTTCTTCTAAACTAAACATTGGCTGTCTTGAGGCTGCCTTCTCTCTGTTTTTAGCTTATTATTATGTGTTTTTCTGTATTCATAGCAAAACTTGTTGGTTTGACTGTTACTGAGTGATGATTTTTTTGTACATTTATTGTTATAAGATTATATCTCAgtttttaattaaacaaaaaggaaaaaaagttgTCACTGGTTTTCATACAAAACCACTACCGGTTGGTAGTTCTAGCTTTCCTCGCTCTTGCAAGAATACCAATTTCATTTAGAGTATTTTCCTCGCTCTTGCAACAAGGGTACTGAAGTAGTAAGGACATGTGTCTATAATCTACCTGAATAATCTTTTTTGAAAGAGTTACCATGGTAAAACGTGACTGAATGATAAGTGTCTCATAAGATTCATCTTTAACTTCCTTATGATGTCCATAGGGTTATTTCTTGAAGGTTGCTGAAGATATTCTATGTAAAACATTCATATTTCTACTTGCATGTTTTTTGGCCCTTGCTTTGATACTTTCTGGAAGACTGAAACTATTTGTGTCTTGTGATATTTTTTATCTAAATAGATTGTGGGCATGCTTGTTTATTGAGACATATCCAGCTATCAGTCTATAGCTTCTTTACCTTTTTTTGCATGTTATCTTGTGGTTagcaaacttttttttttcttttccttttttcaagTTCAACCATTGTGGGGTGGGGATCAAACCGTTGACTTTGAGATGGTAATTAGCATCAGTGATCCACTGAGCTATGATTAGATTGGCTGGTTAGACATACTTTTGTAGATGCTTTTGTGATGCTAGCCACTCAAAAGCCTTGTGCTTCACATCTAGTATCTTCTTTCTCTAGATTGCacctatttttattttatgtgaatatctatttttttcctGCCAGCCCCTTGTTCGTTACCTGGAAAAAAGTGGTCAACGGTGGTGAACCTCGTCTGCGAGGGTGCATAGGAACACTAGAAGCTCGCTGCTTGATAAATGGCTTCAAGGATTATGCTTTAAATAGGTATTGTTGCATAATGGATACTTCTACATCCACtgctttattttaaaaactttcCAAATCAGTTGTTTGACCCGGATATTTTGGACAAAGTATTGTAAGTACTGATCTCTAAATTCatagattgaaattttaatttgaaagttATGTAATGATCCAAAAGTCTGCCAATGGTGTCCTACATTACTTGTATAATGATGGTGGTGCATGGTTTGCAACCATAGTCTGGTCCAACACCAAGAATTTGTACCTCACTGCTTATTATTGATTATGCTTGTAAACGCACGAAAGTCTGGTTCTCCTTACCTTTGCTCTGGTAGTGTAACatgaattattaaaaatataagagATTTTTTGGTCCTTTTGAGTTGGGTTGGGAGTTAAAACTGTAAGATTTTTCATGCAGGCCAAAAGCGCGGAGTAATTGTAGATTCATTGTCCTCTTTTACTCTAGTGACGAAGTCTTCCacaatttttttccattttctattTTACTATTGGAAAGCTTTTCTGCAATCCTTTGGCCTGTGTTGCTTCCCTACTTGATTGCGGCTACTGTTTAGATGGACAAGTAGTAAATTTGGTACTTTGTAAAATCCATGGGTTTAATTTTTGCAGTCATCTATTAAaggtattgattttttttgtaaagaaaaatttCAATTACAACGTTATGGATGaatagtttgatttttttttttttttaaccctGTGGCATTTTAAATCTAGTGCGTGTTTGTGCATTTAATACAAATGCTGTCATGAGTCCTTAATAAAGAAAATCTTCAATTACAACACTATGGATGAatagtttgatattttttttgaaccctGTGCATTTAAATCTAGTGCGTATGTGTGTGCATTTAATACAAATGCTGTCATGAGTCCTTTATCACGTTGTTGTGCTTTCAAGCATATCATGGTGTTCCTGAATTATTACACACGCTGTTGGATGTTTTTGTCAGTTGTCAAAGCAAAGGTTTCACTTAAAGTATGATGTGATGGAGCAGACTTTTTTACCCTTTCCTTGGCTTTCTTAAATCAAATTATATGGGAGAAAGTCAATGGGTGAATGAGAAGTCTATGCACGTGACATAAGTGATCCATATTATTGGAGGTTTACTTCATTTATAAACTGTTTCGATAACTTATTTTTCCTTTTGACGAAGGAAGTAACCTTGGTTCTCTTGCTCTATCTTAACTCTTGCTTTCTCTTTTTCATTGTCATGACTAAAtgcaaatttatttttctatccGTTCAACCTGCCCTACTTCattggccatcgagggagggagTTTGTGAATACTTTTTTCTTGAATATGTTGCAGTGCATTGAGGGACCGGAGGTTCCCCCCAATACAACCCAAAGAATTACCATATTTGGAATGCACAGTTTCCATTCTAGTTGATTATGAAATAGCTACAAATTATCTTGATTGGGAGGTACGTCtctgtttctttattttaatccAAGGTTTGTGTTTGTGTTCAGTGAGTATAGTAGCGGCTTtgcttttcttctctctctcagAATCTGAGcacctctttttcttttttttctttttttctttttctgataacaaacaaaattttattgataaaatgaaataaagagAAACCCCAAGCACCTAAAGATGATTACAAAAAGAGCGCCAATTGGCAACTAAGACCAAAGCTAAAGTTCTTAAAGGGGTGCCCAAATTTGCACCAATAAAAAGCCTTCTTTCATTAAACTATCTGTAAAACATCtcccaaaaggaaaaaaaaaaaaaaaactaaaacaattTTGTGTATTTATTAATGATTCAAACATCTGGCAGGCTTGAGCTATCTTGTTAGAATAGGATTCATAAACTATCTGCTTTGAAGGAATTCTGATGTTCGGCCTCCTTTTATGATCACCTGCCCAAGAAGGGGGGCAAAAAGGGGAGTAACTCTTCTGAGAGTTAGTTAGAAATATCTGGGCACTAGCAAGGCACTGTAAGGGTATGTTGGGTTAAAAGGTAGCATATCTACATATTAGAAAGGTGTTAAGCCTCTGATTATACATCAATATAAGAGGAAGGGTAAGAAGGTCATAGTGGAGGGGACCAGTTATGTGCATAGCTATGTTTAAAAGGCTGGGGAGCAGGACTAGTGGGGAGAATGTTGGTGTAGGCGTTTGTTATGCTGTTTGTTAGGTGGAGGGAAGTATTTAGGGGGAGAGCAACAGTTTTTCATTTTCAGGTTGAGTGTTAGCAAGTTCTTGAGAGAGAGGAGAGATTACCGGCCCTCTCAAATTGGCTGAGAGAGTTTGTTTTGCCTTAGAGCTTGTTCTTTCTCAGTATGTCTATACGAAGTAAGAGCTGTACCTTACTGAAGCCTGGGTATTTTTCCTGGCTTTGTCTTTTGTAGAAAGTTGTGGAAGAGGAGAGGAAGGTTATATCATCAGCCCTCTCCTATAAGCTGACTCGTTAAGTGTTGCCTTAGCTGTTTCTTCCTCTGAATAtctatataatattataatctGAGAAATAGCTTGGATCAGATGACTGGTACCTAAAGCTTAAAGGCATATAAGTcaatttgttcttttttttttttttgtgaaacaGAAATGAGCCTCTTTATTAATCTTAACAAGAGAAACtaaagctcaaagtacaagagaattatactaAGAGCAAAAAGACTTAAAGAACAATCACAACAAAAGTACAAACGAGTTGATCAAAACCTTCAAGACCCATCAAACAAAACAATTTGTTCTTAGACAATAACTAGTTTAATTTAACCCTTTTTCATTGTATGGGCAGTTGTTTTGCTGACTAGAACCGTGTGCTTATCaggaaaataatttttttttgagcTAGTAGCTACTAAATACATCCATGATGTTTGTGTGACAGGAACTTTCTAGCTATATACTATCACTGGCTCATAGGCATAACTTGCAAGTGGATTACTAAACTAGGCCTGCTAAGAAGTTAATGATAATAGGATTCCAGATGCATGTTTAGTTCATGGTTAAGTACCATCTGATTATCAATACTCTTGCACATATGTATGTAAGAACTCACTCTGCTTGATtgttagaaattaaaaaagtgCACTGCTGTTATGGCTTGCAAGGATTGGTTGAGCACATTTCATGATTTTGCCTAGTTTTCCTAACGTGTCGAGCTGGTCATGTCCTGCTTGCCTGTCATGCTTTTGGCCAGTCTCGCAGAAGAGTAGGTCTGGTAAGCAGCTTTACTGAATTCAGGGGCTTCATGTCTCATTGCAGGTAGGTAAGCATGGTATTATTATTGAATTTAACGATCCTGATTATAATGCTAGACGAAGTGCTACATATCTGCCCGAGGTCGCTGCCCATGAAGGTATGCTTGCTGTGCTTTTTGTGGAAGTCCTCCTTTCCTTTTATTTTGAAATCCAGCAATTTGCTTTGAATACAAAGTAGTTGTTGGTTATTAAATTTAGACTCCATATCAAATTTATAAATCATATATGTTAAATGGTAGAAAAGAGAACACTAGGTGGAGAAAAAACCACGATAGAGAGTTAGCAAGTCCTAatacaaaaaaggaaataaacttaaagtaaaatactaaaataccCTTGAGGCTAAACTATTAACAAAGCCCCTTGTTTCCAACAATATATAATGTTTTACTTGATTCCTACACCAACtcttcttttaacttttattccttgattttttttctattcattctataataattaattaagttgagTTGAGAGAACTCATGTTTTTAGTTCATGAACTTCTAAAATCattcaattttgatttttaaacatTAAAATATCTGTAATCTTTTAACGGAATTTTAAGCTTTAATCTATTCTGATGGATGAATTCTTAAATTTCTATGTTGGTCCGTaaaatttatacaaaatatcTATGGTGGTTCTCTCACTTATTTGATGACCATAATTAGCTATTAGATAGATAAATTGGCTGCATCGGCATGCCACATATAGGTTGAATGAAATAGGTATTAAGTAGGCAAATTTTATGTTGTAAAATAGTAATtacatttttaaatttcaaacagCTCCCGATTgataatcattttatttttgtgaAGTAAGCTTACGAACACTCTCACTTCCACCGGTAGGTTcctttattttgttatttattttttaagataACTCTTTCCACAAAAATCGACGCCAGGTTTTGAAGACTAAAGCAAAGTAGTTCTCAAAAACCTGtttgtctttttaaaaattggcTTTAAATTCTATTCTTTCTAAACAATGAAAACCGtggtaaaagaaatttaaaaaaccaaaaataaaattgttataaaaaaaagactaaaataGATATTTTGAGAGTTACTGATCAAAATGACTCAAAATGATTAGCTTTTTGAAGTTTATGAACTAGAATATAGGTTTGGGAAGAAAACCAAATGGAACAAggattcaaatgtgatttaaacCAAAAAATGATGTATGGCCCCTCCACAACTTCTTTAGTCTAGATGTGCTCCTCTATGAGctattttatcatttatataaTATATCTGTTTCTGTATATGAAATTGGCATATTTCTTTTTAACATTCGATTTACACAGGCAATTCCTACAATCACTTTCTAGACTCAAGGATGTGAAATAATAGTTTTTACTGTATGCTTGCGTTGTCTCTTATTCCAAGTGTCCTATACTGATACATCTTCCTGTTTTCACTTGAAAATTTTTCATTGCCATGTATCTTCTGTGAGATTGGCAAGTCATCGAGCAGTTTGAGATACTTTGTGGTCTTTTATTAGACTTAGACAGGATGACCTATTTATGCACTTCAAAAGaacaaaatatcttttataGACAAAGCTTTTTGCTTAAAATGTTGCCAAATCTGTTTAGCTTTATAGTTCCTCCAGCTGACTAAGGTTTTGGGTTTGGCTGCATCTTCATTTTTAGGTTGGACAAAAATTGAGGCAATTGACTCATTGATGCGAAAGGCAGGATATAATGGAGCAATCACCGAGTCACTGCGTAAGCGTATTCGATTGACCCGGTACCAGAGCACCCTATTCACCATGCACTATGGCGAGTATGTCTCCTACGTTAAAACCACTAGGGGCTCGACTCCTTGCATTGTCGAGGCCAAAGCCTAACAACCATTTGATTCTTCCAAACGGCTTTTGCTAAAATCTGGAAAGCCTAAGTTTGGGTACTGAACAAAACTAAATATAGGATGCTTGAATGATGTATGTCTTGTGTTCCATTCTTCCCAGATATTTCTTTTGGATCACTGTCTTTTCAGTGCCATTCaacaagaaggaaaaaaagaaaaaaaaaaaaaaaaaaaaggaaaacactGAAGAACCCCAATAGCTATTTGGAAAACTTGATCATTCAAGCTTTGCAGCTTCCCTACATTTGGCTGCTCTGTCATACTTAACATTTTCTAAGTTATTATCAATATTGCTATAAGCTTTTTATCCAACTGctccttaacattaaaatatGAAGCGCTTTCTTCTCTCTTAATTTTATTTGGGTAGTATTACATTATTGATCCTACATTATTCAGTCGTGATTAGTCAAGTTGAGGCGTGTAGAAGTTTACTTTAACATTCTTAGATATTAGAAAGAGAAAATATAAAGTATATATTTCCCTAGCGGAATCATGTAGGTATGATCAATGAATGTTGTGTTGAAACATGATTTCTAATTTATTCtgatttttcaaaatggattagcatttcttttgttaaattttatgttcttcatgtaaaaTTGGAAGTATTTGTTAGCTCATAAGCttcctattaaatgaaaaatagaGTGCTTTCAGCCGAATGTTTGATCAAAGTATTTTCGTTTTTAAAGAAATCGTATTTgtaaaaataatatgaaaattgGCTGGAACTTTAGGATGACCCAGTAATTAAACGATAAAAATGGGAGCTTtcccaaattaatttttaaaatttaggagCATTAAACAAACTTACTCTAAATTCTATAACTACTTTTTGGCTACTTTgatttttgtattatttattacgtatcaaataaatacataaaaatGTGTACTTCAAATGAAAAGGAAGGAAAAGATCGAAATTGATAGGTCAATTGAGCCTTTGATAGTAAACATTATTTCAATTGAGCTATGTTTGAAAGATAATGAAATAATCTTTTTTAGTATAAATTCGGAGCAGAAATTTATACACGTCTTAGTTTTAGTATGTGTGTcaataaaactaaattattgttcattagaacCAAACAGTTGTATGATTTAAAGATTAATTATGacaatataataatataatcatcTAAAGGTTGGATCATAAAACATATTCATATTTAGATAGAATACGTTTAAGTCAACAGTTAACACACTATTATAACTAATAAAAATACGTGTTTAGAATATAATGTTGCAAACGGAGTAATTATTTCATTAAGTTATGTTAGTGTTGGATGAATTATGTATACTTCTTTTGAGTTCAAGAATTGTAATTAAATGAATTGAAGTCCAATTGAAATATAGATAGATAATTATAAGATCAATTAATTACTTGGATTAAAAATACACAATGACATCTTATGGAGGTTGTTACTTaagtttcttttcttaaaaCGCGTTAACAAAGCAAATACACGAAAATAATTAAAGAGAATTAATAATTGAAGAGAGTCAACGTAGTTTTTAAGCCACACCAAAAAGAAATGAAATCTTCGAGTATGAGTATCTAAATCATATGCAAATAGTATTACACTTACAATTAAGGGAATCATGGATAGATCCATTTGAATTGTACTTTCGAATGATACTACTGAATATGTCAATCTCATTGATGTAACAATGTTTTCCAACCAAAAATTATCAGAGAATTCTTGAATCGGTCTCCACCTAGATAGAGGCGAGAACAACTTTACCACAGTCGATATtgataattaaattcaaaaaatgaaaaatatttataagaaatagcaaaatgaataaatatttattcgctaaaaaataaaatgtaatgAATTTTTGTCTATCAGTGATTTTCTTTCCGAAGggtaaataatttttattattattatttttgaaaaaggcCCTTAACAAATTGCAAACCTATGAGGATTTAAATATTCAATAATGTTTTATTAGATGTCTTAATAACTAAGTAATGCTGTTGTTGACCAAATGTATATAACCATAATAAATTGAAACCCTACCCAAGTGAGTAAATCAATAATTAACTAATATCAAATAATTATCTAGgttaataattatttaagatATTGATGTATTTATGAAATATTTTGTTTAGTTAAACAACACATTAAAAGTAGAATTTGAACCTTTAGGGCCCATTTGGTAACGTTTCTGTTTCCCGTTtctgtttctaattttttaagaaacagacgtgtttggtaacgttcttgtttcttgttcttaAAATAATTAGGAAACGTTTCTGGTTTAATCAGAAATTCGTGGGAACGATAAAAAAAGTTTCTCTTCGTTCCGTTCCTATTCTCTCCTTTCGTTTCTCCTCTTCGTTTTCAGGCTTTCTTCTCCGGCgattcttcttctctctttatttttcGTTTATTCTCCGGCTTTCGTGCTCTGTTTCTTCTTCGTTCTCCAACTAAAGGTATGGCTCTCAATCCCTCTTTCTCTTGCCGATTTTACTGATGGATTTTTCTTTCAGatctattttcattttcatcagaTCTATCTCATTTGTGTTTATGTTAAGGGAAATCTATCGTTTTAAAATGGGATGTTAGAAATCCATGGTTTTAAAAGGCTTTCAATCCCTCTTTCTCcttatgggtttttttttttcagatctGTTCTTTTTTTTGCTGGTGTTGtgtttctatgtttttttttatggcTCTCAATCCATAATTACTATTACATTTTAGATGTCACAAAAATCAACTGAACAACTTTGTGTAAATGACGTTGTTGAGATTGATGGATTAAAAGGTAAGGGACCATGGTTAAATAAGAGTGAAGCTTTGTTTGTAGACTTAATGGATGAAGAGGTTGCAAAAGGCAATCGACCAACTACAACGTTTACAAAAACTAGTTGGAATTATATGAGAAACCAACTAAATGCTAGTACAAGATTTAATTATTCTCATgatcaattgaaaaataagttcaacaaattaagacaaatttacAAAGATTTCAAAAAGATATTGAGTGATACGATAGGAAATGGTTGTGATCCATTACTAGGTACCATCAATCTTGAAGAGGAGCAATGGAACGAGCTTTTTAAGGTATAATAGTTGCATTTTTTCCATTTCTAATCATCTATAGGCGAATAAGAGAGCTAAaaagttttcattttctataggtgaataagagagctaaaaagtttagaaaaagtGGTTGCCCACATTATGAAAAGCTCGTAAGGATTTTTTAGAGATACTACTGCAACAGGTATAAATGCTTGTCCGTCAACAAGACTTATCTCAGATtctgaagatgaaaatgaaaatgatgttgCAAGCAACACAAACATTGGTGTTAAAGAgaatgataaagaaaaaaaagcaaaaaacgaGTTCGAAGAAATAGAGATGAATTTGGcagtttcttctcatcattcTTAGATGTATATACGGAGAATGCAAAGAGAAAGAATGACATCCTtgagaaaagatcttttggttgtATATCTAGCGTTGTTGATGAGAGCCAAACATCAAGCAAAAAGATGATCTCCACGAAGAGTTGATGGAATGTTTAGATATTTTAAATACAATGGAGGATGTTGATGGAGAGACTTATTCCAAAATACTAAAACTCTTGCACGGAGATCTTGCTTGGAGAAAGCTATTTTTGCGCATGCCCGATTCAAGGAAGAGAGGTTTCATAAATAGTCTTTAGATGTCACTTAGGGATTGTTTTAGGATTATGTCATCTAATTTTTAATATTAGACTTGAACATGGATGTTGTATGTTTGACATTATGGTTTGGGAAAGTTacataaattttcttttcttccatcttcgtctgtttcttttcttttttttttttcaaactgttatttggttcatcgtgtattatttagattggagtagccaaatgtaaacaatcgtgtaaaaaaaataaattatctaaatgatcgtgtaaccaaattttgagtcaaatctaaacgatcatgtaccaaaagaattaaaaaaattaaatctaaacggtcgtgtaccaaattttgagccaaatctaaatgatcgtgtaccaaaagaattaaaaaaataaatctaaacgatcgtgtaccatattttgaacaaaatctaaatgatcgtgtaccaaaagaaataaaaaaaataaatctaaacgatcgcgtaccatATTTTGAACaacatctaaacgatcgtgtaccaaattttgagccaagtctaaacgatcatgtaccaaaacaattaaaaaaataaatctaaacgatagt
This genomic window contains:
- the LOC103496514 gene encoding uncharacterized protein At2g38710; this translates as MVSANREMVVYCFDTLLAHYNGEEAPPPAFDGGQHPLFVTWKKVVNGGEPRLRGCIGTLEARCLINGFKDYALNSALRDRRFPPIQPKELPYLECTVSILVDYEIATNYLDWEVGKHGIIIEFNDPDYNARRSATYLPEVAAHEGWTKIEAIDSLMRKAGYNGAITESLRKRIRLTRYQSTLFTMHYGEYVSYVKTTRGSTPCIVEAKA